In Paracoccaceae bacterium Fryx2, a single genomic region encodes these proteins:
- a CDS encoding terminase family protein, which yields MRSGAAWLASVTPEVVDEFLGGLSDASLLALPWMFEFWALPHQLPPDGAWKTWVIMGGRGAGKTRAGAEWVRAEVEGAGPLDPGRGRRVALVGETIDQVREVMVFGDSGILACSPPDRRPDWEAGRRRLVWPNGAVAQVFSAHEPDSLRGPQFDAAWVDELAKWKKAEETWDQLQFALRLGQHPRQVVTTTPRNVAVLKSILNNPSTVLTHSPTEANRAYLAASFLEEVRTRYEGTRLGRQELDGMLLEDAEGALWTTARLEAGRLERAPKLGRVVVAVDPPVTGHGGSDECGIVVVGAITDGPPQDWRAVVLEDASVSAASPDAWARAALAAMDRHGADRLVAEVNQGGDLVESVIRQIDPLVPFRAVRASKGKAARAEPVAALYEQGRVLHLRGLGRLEDQMCRMTVQGYQGRGSPDRVDALVWALHDLMIEPAQTWRRPGIRTL from the coding sequence ATGAGATCGGGCGCCGCCTGGCTTGCCTCCGTGACGCCGGAGGTGGTGGATGAGTTCCTGGGGGGCTTGAGCGATGCAAGTCTGCTGGCGCTGCCCTGGATGTTCGAGTTCTGGGCGCTGCCGCATCAGTTGCCCCCGGATGGCGCCTGGAAGACCTGGGTGATCATGGGGGGGCGCGGGGCGGGCAAGACCCGCGCCGGGGCCGAGTGGGTGCGCGCCGAAGTGGAAGGTGCGGGGCCACTGGACCCCGGGCGGGGCAGACGCGTGGCGCTGGTGGGGGAAACCATCGACCAGGTGCGCGAAGTGATGGTGTTCGGCGACTCCGGCATCCTCGCCTGTTCGCCCCCCGACCGCCGCCCGGATTGGGAGGCGGGGCGCAGGCGGCTGGTGTGGCCGAATGGCGCGGTGGCGCAGGTGTTTTCGGCGCATGAGCCGGATTCGCTCCGCGGGCCGCAGTTCGATGCGGCCTGGGTGGACGAGTTGGCGAAGTGGAAGAAGGCTGAGGAAACCTGGGACCAGTTGCAGTTCGCGCTGCGGCTGGGGCAGCATCCGCGGCAGGTGGTCACCACCACGCCGCGCAATGTGGCGGTGCTGAAGTCCATCCTGAACAACCCCTCGACCGTGCTGACCCATTCCCCGACCGAGGCGAACCGGGCGTATCTGGCGGCCTCGTTCCTGGAGGAGGTGCGGACCCGGTATGAGGGCACGCGGCTGGGGCGGCAGGAACTGGACGGGATGCTGCTTGAGGACGCGGAGGGCGCGCTGTGGACCACGGCGCGGCTTGAGGCGGGCCGGCTGGAGCGCGCGCCGAAGCTGGGCCGGGTGGTGGTGGCGGTCGATCCGCCGGTGACCGGGCATGGCGGGTCGGATGAATGCGGCATCGTGGTGGTGGGGGCCATCACCGACGGGCCGCCGCAGGACTGGCGCGCGGTGGTGCTGGAGGATGCCTCGGTGTCGGCGGCCTCGCCCGACGCCTGGGCGCGGGCGGCGCTGGCGGCAATGGACCGGCACGGCGCCGACCGGCTGGTGGCCGAGGTCAACCAGGGCGGCGATCTGGTGGAAAGCGTGATCCGGCAGATCGACCCGCTGGTGCCGTTTCGCGCGGTGCGGGCCTCGAAGGGGAAGGCGGCGCGGGCGGAACCGGTGGCGGCGCTGTATGAGCAGGGCCGGGTGTTGCATCTGCGCGGGCTGGGGCGGCTGGAAGACCAGATGTGCCGCATGACGGTTCAGGGCTATCAGGGGCGCGGCAGCCCCGACCGGGTTGATGCGCTGGTCTGGGCGCTGCATGATCTGATGATCGAGCCCGCGCAGACCTGGCGCAGGCCGGGCATCCGGACGCTGTGA